The following are encoded together in the Carassius auratus strain Wakin chromosome 34, ASM336829v1, whole genome shotgun sequence genome:
- the tfcp2l1 gene encoding transcription factor CP2-like protein 1 isoform X2 has product MLFWHSHPETYQQHAQNNFIRDALAPFLKHEEEQQSTEIRVSPFHYVLCAATSPAVKLQEETLTYLNQGQSYEIRMLNRKLVEYTDISSKHIKSIVRVVFHDRRLQYTEHQQLEGWRWNRPGDRILDIDIPLSVGIIEPRAHPLQLNTIEFLWDPDKNASVFIQVNCISTEFTPRKHGGEKGVPFRIQIDTFAAGEHGEYTEHMLSASCQVKVFKPKGADRKLKTDREKIEKKSPQDRDKYQPSYKTTVLTECSPWPEAPSVNRTSNTPSPGYHSAHTSYSFPEENCSPDQQEELHLPSCSDHLLPSSSMQDTQQWLHSNRFSSFCRLFSGFSGSDLLKMSREDLIQICGAADGIRLFNAIKGRCIQPRLTVYVSQLQNRNQLHTKTAVYHALYLEDLTVLELTEKIANLYNVPSQQILCVYRQGPTGIHVLVSDEMVQNFTEESSFIISTMKDECNDGYHVVLK; this is encoded by the exons ATGCTGTTTTGGCACAGCCATCCTGAAACCTATCAACAGCACGCGCAAAATAATTTTATAAG AGATGCTCTTGCTCCGTTTCTCAAGCATGAAGAGGAGCAGCAGTCCACAGAGATCCGAGTGTCTCCTTTTCATTACGTGCTTTGTGCAGCTACATCTCCAGCTGTCAAACTCCAGGAGGAAACACTCACATATCTGAATCAAG GTCAGTCCTATGAAATCCGTATGCTTAACAGGAAACTAGTGGAGTATACAGATATAAGCAGTAAACACATAAAG AGTATTGTGCGTGTAGTTTTCCATGACCGGCGGCTGCAGTACACAGAGCATCAGCAGCTGGagggatggaggtggaaccgtcCAGGAGACAGAATCTTGGATATAG ATATCCCATTGTCAGTGGGCATAATAGAGCCTCGAGCCCACCCACTGCAGCTCAACACCATAGAGTTTCTCTGGGATCCTGACAAAAATGCCTCCGTGTTCATTCAG GTAAACTGCATTAGCACTGAGTTCACTCCTAGAAAACATGGTGGAGAGAAGGGTGTCCCCTTCCGCATTCAGATAGACACCTTCGCAGCCGGCGAGCACGGAGAATACACTGAACACATGCTCTCTGCCAGCTGCCAGGTCAAAGTCTTCAAG cCAAAAGGTGCAGACCGCAAGCTCAAGACTGACAGAGAGAAGATTGAGAAAAAGAGTCCTCAGGATAGAGACAAATATCAACCATCCTATAAAACGACAGTGCTGACTGAG tgCTCCCCTTGGCCTGAAGCCCCATCAGTCAACAGAACAAGCAACACTCCATCTCCTGGTTATCACAGCGCTCACACTTCTTACAGCTTCCCAGAGGA AAACTGCTCTCCAGACCAGCAGGAGGAGCTACATTTGCCCAGCTGTTCTGAT CACTTGTTGCCATCGTCATCCATGCAGGATACGCAGCAGTGGCTCCATAGTAATAGGTTCTCCTCTTTCTGCAGGCTCTTCTCTGGCTTCTCAG GTTCTGATCTGCTTAAAATGAGTAGagaagatttgattcagatctgtgGTGCTGCTGACGGCATCCGTCTTTTCAATGCAATCAAAGGAAG GTGTATACAACCTCGTCTCACCGTCTATGTATCCCAGCTACAGAACAGGAACCAGCTGCACACCAAAACAGCTG TGTACCATGCTCTCTACCTAGAGGACCTAACTGTCCTTGAGCTCACTGAGAAGATAGCCAATCTATATAATGTTCCCTCACAGCAAATACTTTGCGTATACAGACAGGGGCCGACGGGGATCCACGTCTTGGTCTCAGATGAG atggtgCAGAATTTTACAGAAGAGTCTAGCTTCATTATCAGCACTATGAAAG ATGAATGTAATGATGGCTACCATGTTGTGCTGAAGTGA
- the tfcp2l1 gene encoding transcription factor CP2-like protein 1 isoform X1, giving the protein MLFWHSHPETYQQHAQNNFIRDALAPFLKHEEEQQSTEIRVSPFHYVLCAATSPAVKLQEETLTYLNQGQSYEIRMLNRKLVEYTDISSKHIKSIVRVVFHDRRLQYTEHQQLEGWRWNRPGDRILDIDIPLSVGIIEPRAHPLQLNTIEFLWDPDKNASVFIQVNCISTEFTPRKHGGEKGVPFRIQIDTFAAGEHGEYTEHMLSASCQVKVFKPKGADRKLKTDREKIEKKSPQDRDKYQPSYKTTVLTECSPWPEAPSVNRTSNTPSPGYHSAHTSYSFPEENCSPDQQEELHLPSCSDHLLPSSSMQDTQQWLHSNRFSSFCRLFSGFSGSDLLKMSREDLIQICGAADGIRLFNAIKGRCIQPRLTVYVSQLQNRNQLHTKTAGEDVYHALYLEDLTVLELTEKIANLYNVPSQQILCVYRQGPTGIHVLVSDEMVQNFTEESSFIISTMKDECNDGYHVVLK; this is encoded by the exons ATGCTGTTTTGGCACAGCCATCCTGAAACCTATCAACAGCACGCGCAAAATAATTTTATAAG AGATGCTCTTGCTCCGTTTCTCAAGCATGAAGAGGAGCAGCAGTCCACAGAGATCCGAGTGTCTCCTTTTCATTACGTGCTTTGTGCAGCTACATCTCCAGCTGTCAAACTCCAGGAGGAAACACTCACATATCTGAATCAAG GTCAGTCCTATGAAATCCGTATGCTTAACAGGAAACTAGTGGAGTATACAGATATAAGCAGTAAACACATAAAG AGTATTGTGCGTGTAGTTTTCCATGACCGGCGGCTGCAGTACACAGAGCATCAGCAGCTGGagggatggaggtggaaccgtcCAGGAGACAGAATCTTGGATATAG ATATCCCATTGTCAGTGGGCATAATAGAGCCTCGAGCCCACCCACTGCAGCTCAACACCATAGAGTTTCTCTGGGATCCTGACAAAAATGCCTCCGTGTTCATTCAG GTAAACTGCATTAGCACTGAGTTCACTCCTAGAAAACATGGTGGAGAGAAGGGTGTCCCCTTCCGCATTCAGATAGACACCTTCGCAGCCGGCGAGCACGGAGAATACACTGAACACATGCTCTCTGCCAGCTGCCAGGTCAAAGTCTTCAAG cCAAAAGGTGCAGACCGCAAGCTCAAGACTGACAGAGAGAAGATTGAGAAAAAGAGTCCTCAGGATAGAGACAAATATCAACCATCCTATAAAACGACAGTGCTGACTGAG tgCTCCCCTTGGCCTGAAGCCCCATCAGTCAACAGAACAAGCAACACTCCATCTCCTGGTTATCACAGCGCTCACACTTCTTACAGCTTCCCAGAGGA AAACTGCTCTCCAGACCAGCAGGAGGAGCTACATTTGCCCAGCTGTTCTGAT CACTTGTTGCCATCGTCATCCATGCAGGATACGCAGCAGTGGCTCCATAGTAATAGGTTCTCCTCTTTCTGCAGGCTCTTCTCTGGCTTCTCAG GTTCTGATCTGCTTAAAATGAGTAGagaagatttgattcagatctgtgGTGCTGCTGACGGCATCCGTCTTTTCAATGCAATCAAAGGAAG GTGTATACAACCTCGTCTCACCGTCTATGTATCCCAGCTACAGAACAGGAACCAGCTGCACACCAAAACAGCTGGTGAGGATG TGTACCATGCTCTCTACCTAGAGGACCTAACTGTCCTTGAGCTCACTGAGAAGATAGCCAATCTATATAATGTTCCCTCACAGCAAATACTTTGCGTATACAGACAGGGGCCGACGGGGATCCACGTCTTGGTCTCAGATGAG atggtgCAGAATTTTACAGAAGAGTCTAGCTTCATTATCAGCACTATGAAAG ATGAATGTAATGATGGCTACCATGTTGTGCTGAAGTGA
- the tfcp2l1 gene encoding transcription factor CP2-like protein 1 isoform X4, with amino-acid sequence MLFWHSHPETYQQHAQNNFIRDALAPFLKHEEEQQSTEIRVSPFHYVLCAATSPAVKLQEETLTYLNQGQSYEIRMLNRKLVEYTDISSKHIKSIVRVVFHDRRLQYTEHQQLEGWRWNRPGDRILDIDIPLSVGIIEPRAHPLQLNTIEFLWDPDKNASVFIQVNCISTEFTPRKHGGEKGVPFRIQIDTFAAGEHGEYTEHMLSASCQVKVFKPKGADRKLKTDREKIEKKSPQDRDKYQPSYKTTVLTECSPWPEAPSVNRTSNTPSPGYHSAHTSYSFPEENCSPDQQEELHLPSCSDHLLPSSSMQDTQQWLHSNRFSSFCRLFSGFSGSDLLKMSREDLIQICGAADGIRLFNAIKGRCIQPRLTVYVSQLQNRNQLHTKTADRGRRGSTSWSQMRWCRILQKSLASLSAL; translated from the exons ATGCTGTTTTGGCACAGCCATCCTGAAACCTATCAACAGCACGCGCAAAATAATTTTATAAG AGATGCTCTTGCTCCGTTTCTCAAGCATGAAGAGGAGCAGCAGTCCACAGAGATCCGAGTGTCTCCTTTTCATTACGTGCTTTGTGCAGCTACATCTCCAGCTGTCAAACTCCAGGAGGAAACACTCACATATCTGAATCAAG GTCAGTCCTATGAAATCCGTATGCTTAACAGGAAACTAGTGGAGTATACAGATATAAGCAGTAAACACATAAAG AGTATTGTGCGTGTAGTTTTCCATGACCGGCGGCTGCAGTACACAGAGCATCAGCAGCTGGagggatggaggtggaaccgtcCAGGAGACAGAATCTTGGATATAG ATATCCCATTGTCAGTGGGCATAATAGAGCCTCGAGCCCACCCACTGCAGCTCAACACCATAGAGTTTCTCTGGGATCCTGACAAAAATGCCTCCGTGTTCATTCAG GTAAACTGCATTAGCACTGAGTTCACTCCTAGAAAACATGGTGGAGAGAAGGGTGTCCCCTTCCGCATTCAGATAGACACCTTCGCAGCCGGCGAGCACGGAGAATACACTGAACACATGCTCTCTGCCAGCTGCCAGGTCAAAGTCTTCAAG cCAAAAGGTGCAGACCGCAAGCTCAAGACTGACAGAGAGAAGATTGAGAAAAAGAGTCCTCAGGATAGAGACAAATATCAACCATCCTATAAAACGACAGTGCTGACTGAG tgCTCCCCTTGGCCTGAAGCCCCATCAGTCAACAGAACAAGCAACACTCCATCTCCTGGTTATCACAGCGCTCACACTTCTTACAGCTTCCCAGAGGA AAACTGCTCTCCAGACCAGCAGGAGGAGCTACATTTGCCCAGCTGTTCTGAT CACTTGTTGCCATCGTCATCCATGCAGGATACGCAGCAGTGGCTCCATAGTAATAGGTTCTCCTCTTTCTGCAGGCTCTTCTCTGGCTTCTCAG GTTCTGATCTGCTTAAAATGAGTAGagaagatttgattcagatctgtgGTGCTGCTGACGGCATCCGTCTTTTCAATGCAATCAAAGGAAG GTGTATACAACCTCGTCTCACCGTCTATGTATCCCAGCTACAGAACAGGAACCAGCTGCACACCAAAACAGCTG ACAGGGGCCGACGGGGATCCACGTCTTGGTCTCAGATGAG atggtgCAGAATTTTACAGAAGAGTCTAGCTTCATTATCAGCACTATGA
- the tfcp2l1 gene encoding transcription factor CP2-like protein 1 isoform X3 — MLFWHSHPETYQQHAQNNFIRDALAPFLKHEEEQQSTEIRVSPFHYVLCAATSPAVKLQEETLTYLNQGQSYEIRMLNRKLVEYTDISSKHIKSIVRVVFHDRRLQYTEHQQLEGWRWNRPGDRILDIDIPLSVGIIEPRAHPLQLNTIEFLWDPDKNASVFIQVNCISTEFTPRKHGGEKGVPFRIQIDTFAAGEHGEYTEHMLSASCQVKVFKPKGADRKLKTDREKIEKKSPQDRDKYQPSYKTTVLTECSPWPEAPSVNRTSNTPSPGYHSAHTSYSFPEENCSPDQQEELHLPSCSDHLLPSSSMQDTQQWLHSNRFSSFCRLFSGFSGSDLLKMSREDLIQICGAADGIRLFNAIKGRCIQPRLTVYVSQLQNRNQLHTKTAGEDDRGRRGSTSWSQMRWCRILQKSLASLSAL, encoded by the exons ATGCTGTTTTGGCACAGCCATCCTGAAACCTATCAACAGCACGCGCAAAATAATTTTATAAG AGATGCTCTTGCTCCGTTTCTCAAGCATGAAGAGGAGCAGCAGTCCACAGAGATCCGAGTGTCTCCTTTTCATTACGTGCTTTGTGCAGCTACATCTCCAGCTGTCAAACTCCAGGAGGAAACACTCACATATCTGAATCAAG GTCAGTCCTATGAAATCCGTATGCTTAACAGGAAACTAGTGGAGTATACAGATATAAGCAGTAAACACATAAAG AGTATTGTGCGTGTAGTTTTCCATGACCGGCGGCTGCAGTACACAGAGCATCAGCAGCTGGagggatggaggtggaaccgtcCAGGAGACAGAATCTTGGATATAG ATATCCCATTGTCAGTGGGCATAATAGAGCCTCGAGCCCACCCACTGCAGCTCAACACCATAGAGTTTCTCTGGGATCCTGACAAAAATGCCTCCGTGTTCATTCAG GTAAACTGCATTAGCACTGAGTTCACTCCTAGAAAACATGGTGGAGAGAAGGGTGTCCCCTTCCGCATTCAGATAGACACCTTCGCAGCCGGCGAGCACGGAGAATACACTGAACACATGCTCTCTGCCAGCTGCCAGGTCAAAGTCTTCAAG cCAAAAGGTGCAGACCGCAAGCTCAAGACTGACAGAGAGAAGATTGAGAAAAAGAGTCCTCAGGATAGAGACAAATATCAACCATCCTATAAAACGACAGTGCTGACTGAG tgCTCCCCTTGGCCTGAAGCCCCATCAGTCAACAGAACAAGCAACACTCCATCTCCTGGTTATCACAGCGCTCACACTTCTTACAGCTTCCCAGAGGA AAACTGCTCTCCAGACCAGCAGGAGGAGCTACATTTGCCCAGCTGTTCTGAT CACTTGTTGCCATCGTCATCCATGCAGGATACGCAGCAGTGGCTCCATAGTAATAGGTTCTCCTCTTTCTGCAGGCTCTTCTCTGGCTTCTCAG GTTCTGATCTGCTTAAAATGAGTAGagaagatttgattcagatctgtgGTGCTGCTGACGGCATCCGTCTTTTCAATGCAATCAAAGGAAG GTGTATACAACCTCGTCTCACCGTCTATGTATCCCAGCTACAGAACAGGAACCAGCTGCACACCAAAACAGCTGGTGAGGATG ACAGGGGCCGACGGGGATCCACGTCTTGGTCTCAGATGAG atggtgCAGAATTTTACAGAAGAGTCTAGCTTCATTATCAGCACTATGA
- the LOC113053052 gene encoding CLIP-associating protein 1-like isoform X23, whose amino-acid sequence MTTGEDKNFDDEDSVDGGRSSSSSSSKCFSNSRRGGSMGSMRRPSSASGSRAPGKDSVSAGAVDEEDFIKAFEDVPAVQIYSSKDLEDSLNKIREILSDDKQDWEHRVTALKKVRSLILAGATQHEGFLQHLRLLEGAFKSSAKDLRSQVVREACITLGHLSSVLGNKFDHGAESIMPTLLNLVPNSAKIMATSGVAVIRIILRQTHFPRLIPIITSNCTSKSVAVRRRCFEFLDLLLQEWQTHTLERHVAVLTETIKKGIHDADSEARSVARKCYWGFHGHYSREAEHLFQALESSYQKALQSHLKSSDSVVSLPQSDRSSSSSQESLNRPLSVKSVIGGPVTRSKVISSRVSSTPGALQRSRSDIDVNAASSAKSRMSTATSPSPFSSAAALPPGSYASLDGAPGKIDGRVRTRRQSSGSAVSANSTVTDSRGRSRAKVVSQSQRSRSANPTSAGSRSSSPGKLLGHAYGRIPRATAPATPSDKYSKIPRSQGCSRETSPSRLGIARLCGKALLPATSSYRTLARSSRIPRPSMSQGCSRDTSRESSRDTSPARGFTPLASRRHSRSTSALSTAEPVGQSDRLGLIHQARISASVNAMRVLNTGTEVEAAVADALLLGDSRNKRKPLRRRYESDDDANSDASSACSERSYSSRNGGIPHYLRQTEDVAEVLNHCASSNWSERKEGLLGLQNLLKSQRILSRVELKRLCEIFTRMFADPHSKRVFSMFLETLVDFITVHREDLQDWLFVLLTQLLKKMGADLLGSVQAKVQKALDVTRESFPFDQQFNILMRFIVDQTQTPNLKVKVAILKYIESLARQMDPADFVNSSETRLAVSRIITWTTEPKSSDVRKTLHNWACEELSGRPTTTALLPGEGHLEERCKQAAQVVLISLFELNTPEFTMLLGALPKTFQDGATKLLHSHLKNSSNTSSVSSPSNTMGRTPPRHPTSRTSPLTSPTNCSHGGLSPSRLWGWSVDGLLKHPSPSPPPPPPPSHPSIPAGPSLRAFRCALSPSMLEYDTENMNSDEIFSSLRGVTEAIQSFSYRSQEDLNEPIRRDGKKVDAAGKEGASPGSDARLGLDVMEGGRTALDNKTSLLNTPSPRSFAVPRSREFAPYGYGDTITAFDKSALKEAVFDDDVEQFRDCRRQDCGENKMVHPKGFTSDLVADLLKELSNHNERVEERKGALIELLKIAREDSLAVWDEHFKTILLLLLETLGDKDHTIRALALRVLKEILRNQPARFKNYAELTIMKTLEAHKDTHKEVVRAAEEAASTLAGSIHPEQCIKVLCPIVQTADYPINLAAIKMQTKVVERIARESLHQLLPDIIPGLLQGYDNTESSVRKASVFCLVSIYSVIGEELKPHLAQLTGSKMKLLNLYIKRAQTTNSNSSSSSDMSSYS is encoded by the exons GATGACAAGCAAGACTGGGAACACCGTGTCACTGCT CTGAAGAAAGTGCGGTCACTGATTCTGGCTGGTGCAACTCAACATGAGGGTTTCCTTCAGCATCTCCGGCTTTTAGAAGGTGCCTTCAAGTCATCCGCTAAAGATCTTCGGTCCCAAGTGGTTCGAGAAGCCTGTATCACATTAGG GCATCTGTCTTCAGTGCTGGGGAATAAATTCGATCACGGGGCTGAAAGCATCATGCCTACGCTGCTAAACTTGGTGCCCAACAGCGCCAAAATTATGGCCACATCCGGAGTGGCAGTCATCCGAATCATCTTGCGA CAAACACACTTCCCACGCCTTATCCCGATTATCACCAGCAACTGCACTTCTAAATCTGTGGCTGTCCGAAG ACGTTGTTTTGAGTTTTTAGACCTGTTATTGCAAGAATGGCAGACACACACTCTAGAGAG GCATGTGGCCGTTCTAACTGAAACCATTAAGAAGGGGATCCATGACGCCGATTCAGAGGCCAGATCTGTGGCCAGAAA GTGTTACTGGGGATTCCATGGCCATTACAGTCGAGAGGCAGAGCACCTGTTTCAGGCGTTGGAGTCGTCCTATCAGAAGGCCCTCCAGTCTCACCTCAAGAGTTCGGACAGTGTAGTGTCTCTACCGCAGTCCGACCGCTCCTCCTCAAGCTCACAGGAGAGCCTCAA TCGACCGCTGTCAGTGAAGAGTGTCATTGGAGGCCCTGTTACAAGAA GTAAAGTGATCAGCTCTAGGGTGTCCTCAACCCCTGGTGCCCTCCAGCGTTCCCGCAGTGACATAGACGTGAATGCCGCCTCCAGTGCCAAATCTCGCATGTCCACTGCAACCTCCCCATCTCCCTTCAGCTCTGCTGCAGCTCTGCCTCCCGGCTCCTACGCCTCCCTGG ACGGTGCACCTGGTAAAATAGATG gTCGTGTGCGGACGAGAAGGCAGAGCTCAGGGAGTGCGGTCAGTGCCAACAGCACTGTTACAGACAGCCGTGGTCGAAGCAGAGCTAAAGTGGTCTCTCAGTCCCAAC GATCCAGATCAGCTAACCCTACTAGTG CCGGCAGCCGGTCCAGCTCTCCAGGGAAGCTCTTGGGACATGCATATGGCAGAATTCCTAGGGCCACTGCACCAGCAACACCCTCAGACAAATACTCGAAGATCCCAAGAAGCCAGGGATGCAGCCGTGAAACCAGTCCCAGCAGATTGGGCATAG CCAGGCTGTGTGGTAAAGCTCTTCTTCCTGCCACTTCTTCCTATCGCACGCTAGCCCGGAGCAGTCGCATCCCCCGCCCCAGCATGAGTCAGGGGTGCAGCCGTGACACCAGTCGCGAGAGCAGCCGTGACACAAGCCCCGCTCGGGGCTTCACTCCTCTTG CCTCCCGACGTCACTCTCGCTCCACCAGCGCGCTGTCCACGGCCGAACCCGTGGGCCAGTCAG ATCGCTTAGGCCTGATCCATCAGGCTCGCATTTCTGCATCGGTCAATGCTATGAGGGTGCTCAACACTGGCACAGAAGTGGAGGCTGCAGTGGCTGATGCTTTG CTGTTAGGAGACTCCAGGAATAAG CGCAAGCCTTTGAGAAGGAGGTACGAGTCTGATGATGATGCCAACAGCGACGCATCCAGCGCCTGCTCAGAGCGTTCCTATAGTTCCCGTAATGGAGGCATTCCTCACTACCTGCGTCAGACCGAGGACGTTgctgaggtgctaaaccactGCGCCAGTTCCAACTGGTCCGAGAGGAAGGAGGGCCTGCTGGGTTTGCAAAACCTGCTAAAGAGTCAGCGCATTCTTAG cCGTGTGGAGCTCAAGAGGCTGTGTGAGATCTTCACCAGGATGTTTGCAGATCCTCACAGCAAG AGA GTGTTTAGCATGTTCCTGGAGACTCTAGTGGATTTCATCACCGTGCACAGAGAGGATCTCCAAGACTGGCTCTTTGTACTGCTCACTCAGCTACTAAAGAAAATGGGAGCTGACCTCTTAGGCTCAGTCCAAGCTAAGGTCCAAAAGGCTCTGGATGTCACAAG GGAGTCTTTCCCCTTCGACCAACAGTTTAACATCCTAATGAGATTCATTGTTGATCAGACTCAAACCCCCAATCTGAAG GTGAAGGTGGCCATCCTGAAATACATTGAGTCCCTAGCACGGCAGATGGACCCTGCAGACTTTGTGAACTCAAGTGAAACCAGATTAGCCGTGTCTCGCATTATCACCTGGACCACTGAACCCAAGAGctctgacgttagaaaa ACCCTTCATAACTGGGCATGTGAGGAGTTGTCAGGCAGGCCCACCACTACAGCTCTACTTCCTGGAGAGGGTCACCTGGAAGAGAGGTGCAAGCAG GCTGCCCAGGTGGTGCTGATCTCACTCTTTGAGCTAAACACTCCTGAGTTCACCATGCTGCTGGGCGCTCTGCCTAAAACATTCCAGGATGGAGCCACCAAGCTCCTGCATAGCCATCTGAAGAACTCGAGCAACACCAGCAGTGTG AGTTCACCAAGCAATACAATGGGCCGCACGCCACCCCGGCACCCCACCAGCAGGACCAGTCCTCTAACCTCGCCCACAAATTGCTCCCACGGGGGTCTGTCACCCAG TCGGTTATGGGGTTGGAGTGTCGATGGGCTCTTAAAGCACCCTtctccctctcctcctcctcctcctcctccgtctcACCCCTCTATTCCTGCAGGCCCCTCCCTCAGGGCCTTCCGCTGCGCGCTCTCACCAAG TATGCTGGAGTATGACACAGAGAACATGAATTCTGATGAGATCTTCAGCTCGCTGCGCGGTGTCACAGAAGCCATCCAGAGCTTCAGTTACCGCAGCCAGGAGGACCTGAATGAGCCGATCAGACGTGACGGGAAGAAGGTTGATGCT GCTGGGAAGGAAGGGGCATCTCCGGGGTCTGATGCAAGACTGGGATTGGATGTAATGGAAGGGGGTCGAACCGCTTTGGATAACAAGACATCTTTGCTTAACACACCGTCCCCGCGGTCTTTCGCTGTGCCACGGTCAAGAGAGTTTGCTCCCTATGGCTATGGAGACACGATCACGGCCTTTGACAAAAGCGCCCTGAAGGAAGCTGTTTTTGATGACGACGTGGAGCAGTTCCGAGACT GCCGTCGGCAAGACTGTGGTGAGAACAAGATGGTGCATCCCAAGGGCTTTACTTCTG ATCTGGTGGCAGACTTACTGAAGGAGTTGTCTAATCACAATGAACGAGTGGAGGAGAGGAAGGGGGCTTTGATCGAGCTGTTGAAGATCGCTCGTGAGGACAGTCTGGCTGTGTGGGACGAACACTTCAAAACTATCCTATTGCTGCTATTGGAGACACTCGGGGACAAGGAT CACACTATCCGAGCGCTGGCCTTACGGGTTCTGAAGGAGATTCTGAGGAACCAGCCAGCACGCTTCAAGAACTATGCAGAACTCACAATCATGAAAACACTAGAGGCCCATAAGGACACTCATAAAGAG GTGGTTAGGGCGGCTGAAGAGGCTGCCTCTACGTTGGCTGGCTCCATTCACCCAGAGCAATGCATCAAAGTGCTGTGTCCCATCGTACAGACTGCAGACTATCCCATCAACCTGGCTGCTATTAAGATGCAGACCAAAGTAGTTGAGCGCATTGCCAGGGAGTCGCTGCATCAGCTGCTGCCAGACATCATCCCTGGCCTCCTACAA GGCTATGATAACACCGAGAGTAGTGTTCGCAAGGCCAGCGTGTTCTGTTTGGTGTCCATCTACTCTGTGATTGGTGAGGAGCTGAAGCCACACTTGGCCCAGCTCACGGGTAGCAAG ATGAAGTTGCTAAATCTGTATATTAAGAGGGCCCAGACCAccaacagcaacagcagcagttCTTCAGACATGTCATCTTACAGCTAG